In the Suncus etruscus isolate mSunEtr1 chromosome 20, mSunEtr1.pri.cur, whole genome shotgun sequence genome, one interval contains:
- the KCTD11 gene encoding BTB/POZ domain-containing protein KCTD11 translates to MLGAMFKAGTPIPPNLNPQGGHYFIDRDGKAFRHILNFLRLGRLDLPLGYGETALLRAEADFYQIRPLLDALQELEASRGTQAPTAALLHADVDSSLRLVHFSARRGPHHYELSSVQVNTFRANLFCTDAECLGAMRARFGVAHEDRAEGGPHFRLEWAPRPTELPEAEYQKLGLQPLWTRGPGEKREVVGTSTFLEEVLRVALEHNFRLDSVFPDPEDLLNSRSLRFVRH, encoded by the coding sequence ATGCTGGGAGCCATGTTTAAGGCTGGCACTCCCATACCCCCCAACCTCAACCCTCAGGGGGGCCACTACTTCATCGACAGAGACGGCAAAGCCTTCAGGCATATTCTCAATTTTCTGCGCCTGGGCCGCCTTGATCTGCCCCTGGGATACGGGGAGACAGCGCTCCTCAGAGCTGAGGCTGACTTCTACCAGATCCGGCCCCTCCTGGACGCCCTCCAGGAACTGGAAGCCTCTCGGGGGACCCAGGCCCCCACAGCCGCCCTCCTCCATGCAGATGTGGACAGCAGCCTGCGCCTGGTCCACTTTTCCGCTCGAAGAGGCCCTCATCACTATGAGCTGAGCTCGGTGCAGGTGAACACCTTCCGAGCCAATCTCTTCTGCACCGATGCTGAGTGTCTGGGGGCCATGCGGGCCCGATTTGGTGTGGCCCATGAGGACAGAGCGGAGGGAGGCCCCCACTTTCGACTGGAGTGGGCCCCCCGTCCCACAGAACTCCCTGAGGCGGAGTACCAGAAACTGGGGCTGCAGCCACTGTGGACTCGGGGACCAGGAGAGAAACGGGAGGTGGTGGGTACATCAACCTTTCTGGAGGAGGTGCTGAGAGTGGCTTTGGAGCACAACTTCCGCCTGGACTCCGTCTTCCCTGACCCTGAAGATCTGCTCAACTCCAGATCTCTGCGCTTTGTCCGCCACTGA
- the ACAP1 gene encoding arf-GAP with coiled-coil, ANK repeat and PH domain-containing protein 1: MPTPPLGFICQAEMTVKLDFEECLKDSPRFRASIELVEAEVSELETRLEKLLKLGTGLLESGRHYLATSRAFIAGICDLARLGPPEPMMAECLDKFTESLNHKLDSHAELLDATQHTLQQQIQNLVKEGLRGFREARRDFWRGAESLEAALIHNAEVPRRRTQEAEEAVLALKAARAGYRGRALDYALQVNVIEDKRKFDIMEFVLRLVEAQAAHFQQGHEELSQLAQYRKELGAQLHQLVLNSAREKRDMEQRHVLLKQKELGGEEPEPSLREGPGGPVMEGHLFKRASNAFKTWSRRWFTIQSNQLVYQKKYKDPVTVVVDDLRLCTVKVCPDSERRFCFEVVSPSKSCLLQADSERLLQLWISAVQSSIATAFSRAHLDNSPWGSGQVSGHLAVGSATTMGYGDANRRREPGRGGHVAAQVQSVDGNAQCCDCREPAPEWASINLGVTLCIQCSGIHRSLGVHFSKVRSLTLDSWEPELVKLMCELGNVIINQIYEARVEAMAVKKPGPSCSRQEKEAWIHAKYVEKKFLTKLPEIRGRRGGQRPPRGHPPVPPKPLIMPRPGSFKCKPEASSDDLGSLHPGALLFRAAGHPPSLPTMADALAHGADVNWVNGGRENATPLIQATAANSLLACEFLLQNGANVNQADNHGRGPLHHATILGHTGLACLFLKRGADLGARDSEGMDPLTIAMETANADIVTLLRLAKMREAEVAQGQAGDETYLDIFRDFSLMASDDPEKLSRRSHDLHTL; the protein is encoded by the exons ATGCCCACTCCACCCCTAGGCTTCATCTGTCAAGCAGAGATGACTGTCAAGTTAGATTTCGAGGAGTGTCTCAAAGACTCACCCCGTTTCCG GGCCTCTATTGAGTTGGTGGAAGCTGAAGTGTCAGAACTGGAGACTCGATTGGAAAAG CTCCTCAAGCTGGGCACTGGGCTCCTGGAAAGTGGGCGTCATTACCTAGCCACCAGTCGTGCCTTTATTGCTGGCATTTGTGACCTGGCCCGCCTGGGTCCACCAGAGCCCATGATGGCG GAATGTCTGGACAAATTCACTGAGAGCCTGAATCACAAGCTAGACAGCCACGCA GAGCTTCTGGATGCCACCCAGCATACACTGCAGCAACAAATCCAAAATCTGGTCAAGGA AGGTCTCCGGGGTTTCCGAGAAGCTCGTCGGGATTTCTGGCGGGGGGCTGAGAGCTTGGAGGCTGCTCTTATTCATAATGCTGAAGTGCCCAGGCGCCGGACCcaagaagcagaagaagcagTATTAGCTTTAAAGGCTGCTCGAGCCGGATACCGGGGCCGTGCACTGGACTATGCCCTGCAG GTCAACGTGATTGAGGACAAGAGGAAGTTTGACATCATGGAGTTT GTACTACGGTTGGTGGAGGCCCAGGCAGCTCATTTCCAGCAGGGCCATGAGGAACTGAGCCAGTTGGCCCAGTATCGAAAGGAACTGGGTGCCCAG TTGCACCAGCTGGTCTTGAATTCAGCTCGTGAGAAGAGAGACATGGAACAGAGGCATGTGCTACTAAAACAGAAG GAACTAGGTGGGGAGGAACCAGAACCCAGCCTACGGGAAGGGCCTGGCGGCCCAGTGATGGAAGGACATCTTTTCAAAAGAGCCAGCAATGCCTTTAAGACCTGGAGCAG gCGCTGGTTCACTATTCAGAGCAACCAACTGGTCTACCAGAAGAAGTACAAG GACCCTGTGACTGTGGTAGTTGACGACCTTCGTCTCTGCACAGTGAAGGTCTGCCCTGATTCAGAAAGGCGGTTTTGCTTTGAGGTGGTGTCCCCTAGCAA GTCTTGCCTTCTCCAAGCAGACTCCGAGCGCCTCCTGCAACTTTGGATCAGTGCTGTGCAAAGCAGCATTGCTACCGCCTTCAGTCGGGCTCACCTTGATAACAGCCCTTGGGGTTCAGGCCAG GTTTCAGGACACTTGGCCGTGGGCTCTGCAACCACCATGGGTTATGGTGATGCGAATAGGAGAAGGGAACCTGGGAGAGGTGGGCATGTGGCCGCACAAGTACAGAGTGTGGATGGCAACGCTCAGTGCTGCGACTGCCGGGAGCCAGCACCTGAATGGGCCAGCATAAACCTTGGTGTCACCCTCTGCATTCAGTGCTCTGGCATCCACAG GAGCCTTGGCGTTCATTTCTCCAAAGTGCGGTCTCTGACCCTTGACTCGTGGGAGCCGGAACTAGTGAAG CTAATGTGTGAGTTGGGAAATGTCATCATCAACCAGATCTATGAGGCTCGTGTGGAGGCCATGGCAGTGAAGAAGCCAGGGCCCAGCTGCTCCCG GCAGGAGAAAGAGGCCTGGATTCATGCCAAATATGTGGAGAAGAAGTTCCTGACCAAGCTTCCTGAGATTCGAGGGCGAAGAGGTGGCCAGCGACCTCCAAGAGGACACCCTCCTGTGCCCCCAAAACCTTTAATTATGCCCCGGCCTGGAAGCTTCAAATGCAAACCAG AAGCCTCCTCTGATGACCTGGGATCCCTCCATCCTGGGGCCCTGTTGTTTCGAGCTGCTGGGCACCCTCCATCCCTTCCTACCATGGCTGATGCTCTTGCCCACGGAGCAGATGTCAACTGGGTCAATGGAGGTCGAGAGAATGCCACACCGCTGATCCAGGCCACAGCTGCT AATTCTCTTCTGGCCTGTGAGTTTCTTCTTCAGAATGGAGCTAATGTGAACCAAGCAGACAACCATGGTCGAGGGCCACTCCACCATGCAACAATCCTTGGCCACACTGG CCTGGCCTGCCTATTCCTGAAAAGGGGAGCAGATTTGGGGGCTCGAGATTCTGAAGGCATGGACCCACTGACCATCGCCATGGAAACAGCCAATGCTGACATCGTTACCCT GTTGCGATTGGCGAAGATGAGAGAGGCTGAAGTGGCCCAAGGCCAGGCAG GCGACGAGACCTATCTCGACATCTTCCGAGACTTCTCCCTCATGGCCTCGGATGACCCCGAGAAGCTGAGCCGTCGGAGCCATGACCTCCACACCCTCTAA
- the NEURL4 gene encoding neuralized-like protein 4, with translation MAAGSGGSGGSGGGPGSGGDLGGGGELHPRTGRLVSLSACGRTARRQQPGQEFNHGLVLSREPLRDGRVFTVRIDRKVNSWSGSIEIGVTALDPSVLDFPSSATGLKGGSWVVSGCSVLRDGRSVLEEYGQDLDQLGEGDRVGVERTAAGELRLWVNGRDCGVAATGLPARVWAVVDLYGKCTQITVLPPEPGFSPPTPTPTLPLEPSAPPEDSALAEQGTSGDEDFASMELSEVVSNAILSAYNGGLLNVNLSSPPAGESLGPSGAATSPILTSNDALLFHEKCGTLIKLSNNNKTAERRRPLDEFNNGVVMTNRPLRDNEMFEIRIDKLVDKWSGSIEIGVTTHNPNNLEYPATMTNLQSGTIMMSGCGILTNGKGTRREYCEFSLDELQEGDHIGLTRKSNSALHFFINGIDQGVATPLTPPVVYGVVDLYGMAVKVTIVHNNNHSDRLRRNNAILRALSPEGALRRTAPSTQAEPERLLFHPNCGQKAAITHEGRTALRPHATDDFNHGVVLSSRALRDGEVFQVRIDKMVDKWAGSIEIGVTTHNPAYLQLPSTMTNLRSGTWMMTGNGVMHNGTTILDEYGHNLDRLKAGDTVGVVRREDGTLHFFVNGMTQGPAAWNVPPGVYAVVDLYGQAAQATIVDDVEVPPVPEPLPDGNNQVSPSSPSSGAGASDLRFHQLHGSNAIITNGGRTALRHNCRSEFNDAIVISNRALRDGELFEIVIQKMVDRWSGSIEAGVTAIRPEDLEFPNTMTDIDYDTWMLSGTAIMQDGNTMRNNYGCDLDALGTGARIGMMRTAKGDLHYFINGQDQGAACSGLPPEVYAVVDLYGQCVQVSITNATGPMDNSLATSNTATEKSFPLHSPVAGVAHRFHSTCGKNISLEEDGTRAVRAAGYAHGLVFSTKELKTEEVFEVKVEELDEKWAGSLRLGLTTLAPGEMGPGAGGGPGLPSSLPELRSKTTWMVSSCEVRRDGQLQRMNYGRNLERLGVGSHVGIRRGADDTMHILVDGEDMGPAATGIAKNVWVVLDLYGPIRSVSIVSSTRLEESEGTQPPSPTSDTGSEGEEENEGEEQSLGGQNQVAIMPTALEFLENHGKNILLSNGNRTATRVASYNQGIVVINQPLVPQLLVQVRIDFLNCQWTSSLVLGVITCPPERLNFPASACALKRAAWLLRGRGVFHNGLKICEKFGPNLDTCPEGTILGLRLDSSGGLHLHINGIDQGVAVPDVPQPCHALVDLYGQCEQVTIMSPEPGAASGKSTGTQGDMEKADMVDGIKESVCWGPPPTASPLKSCEYHALCSRFQELLLLPEDYFMPPPKRSLCYCESCRKLRGDEAHRRRGEPPREYALPFGWCRFNLRVNPRLEAGTLTKKWHMAYHGSNVAAVRRVLDRGELGAGTASILSCRPLKGEPGVGFEDPGENCAPPREEQPPPVLLSPSLQYAGAEILASKVQFRDPKSQQTHQAQVAFQVCVRPGSYTPSAPSAALREPPDPHFSPAELEWITKEKGATLLYALLVRVE, from the exons ATGGCGGCGGGGTCGGGCGGGAGCGGGGGCTCGGGGGGCGGCCCCGGGTCCGGGGGCGACCTGGGCGGCGGCGGGGAGCTGCACCCGCGCACCGGGCGCCTGGTGAGCCTGTCGGCCTGCGGGCGCACGGCGCGGCGCCAGCAGCCCGGCCAGGAGTTCAACCACGGGCTGGTGCTGAGCCGGGAGCCCCTGCGCGACGGCCGCGTCTTCACCGTCCGCATCGACCGCAAG GTCAACTCCTGGAGTGGCTCCATTGAGATTGGGGTGACGGCACTGGACCCCAGTGTGCTGGACTTCCCAAGCAGCGCCACGGGGCTGAAGGGGGGCTCGTGGGTTGTGTCGGGCTGCTCGGTGCTGAGGGACGGACGCTCTGTGCTGGAGGAGTATGGTCAGGACCTGGACCAACTTGGCGAAGGGGACCGAGTGGGTGTGGAGCGCACAGCTGCCGGGGAGCTCAGGCTCTGGGTGAATGGGCGGGATTGTGGCGTGGCCGCGACTGGCCTGCCCGCTCGTGTCTGGGCCGTCGTGGACCTTTATGGCAAGTGCACCCAGATCACGGTGCTGCCCCCTGAGCCAGGCTTCAGCCCCCCTACTCCCACCCCTACGCTTCCCCTCGAGCCTTCTGCCCCCCCTGAAGATTCTGCATTGGCTGAACAGGGGACCTCTGGGGACGAAG attttgccagcatggagttGTCTGAGGTGGTGAGCAACGCCATCCTGTCTGCCTACAATGGGGGTCTCTTAAATGTGAACTTGAGCTCCCCACCAGCAGGAGAAAGTCTGGGTCCTAGTGGTGCTGCCACCTCTCCTATCCTCACTTCCAACGATGCTCTGCTCTTTCATGAGAAGTGTGGGACTCTCATCAAACTCAGCAACAACAATAAGACAGCCGAGCGCCGACGACCCCTGGATGAATTTAACAATGGAGTCGTGATGACAAACCGTCCACTACGGGATAATGAAATGTTTGAG ATCCGCATCGACAAGCTTGTAGATAAGTGGTCGGGCTCCATTGAGATTGGTGTCACCACCCATAACCCCAACAATTTGGAATATCCAGCCACCATGACCAATCTCCAATCAG GAACCATCATGATGAGTGGATGTGGAATCCTGACCAATGGCAAGGGGACGCGCCGGGAGTACTGTGAATTCAGTCTGGATGAGCTGCAG GAAGGTGACCACATAGGTCTCACGAGGAAGTCCAATTCTGCTCTACACTTCTTTATTAATGGCATCGATCAGG GTGTGGCCACCCCGCTGACTCCTCCAGTGGTCTATGGTGTGGTGGACTTGTATGGGATGGCAGTGAAGGTGACCATTGTGCACAACAACAACCACAGTGACCGTCTACGCCGGAATAACGCTATCCTGCGGGCACTGTCCCCCGAGGGTGCTCTCCGCCGAACTGCCCCTTCCACTCAGGCAGAACCTGAGCGTCTGCTTTTCCACCCCAACTGTGGACAGAAGGCAGCCATCACCCACGAGGGACGCACTGCCTTGAGGCCCCA TGCCACTGATGATTTCAATCATGGAGTAGTGCTGAGCAGCAGAGCCCTGCGGGATGGAGAGGTGTTCCAGGTACGCATCGACAAGATGGTGGACAAATGGGCTGGCTCCATTGAGATTGGTGTCACCACCCACAACCCTGCCTACCTCCAGTTACCCTCCACCATGACCAACTTGCGTTCTG GGACCTGGATGATGACTGGAAATGGGGTGATGCACAATGGGACAACCATCTTGGATGAATATGGACACAATTTGGACCGCCTCAAG GCAGGGGACACGGTGGGCGTGGTGCGTCGGGAGGACGGGACTCTTCACTTCTTCGTCAATGGGATGACTCAGGGCCCTGCCGCCTGGAACGTGCCCCCGGGTGTCTATGCTGTCGTGGATCTCTATGGCCAAGCAGCCCAAGCCACCATTGTGGACGACGTGG AGGTGCCTCCAGTCCCTGAGCCACTCCCTGATGGGAACAACCAAGTGTCTCCAAGCTCTCcatcttcaggggccggagcttCTGACCTGCGCTTCCACCAGCTACATGGCAGTAACGCCATCATCACCAATGGGGGCCGCACTGCGCTTCGTCACAACTGCCGTAGCGAGTTTAACGATGCCATTGTCATCTCCAATCG GGCCCTACGGGATGGAGAATTGTTTGAAATTGTTATTCAGAAGATGGTGGACCGCTGGTCAGGCTCCATCGAGGCTG GAGTCACTGCTATTAGGCCAGAGGATCTTGAATTTCCTAACACGATGACGGACATTGACTATGATACATGGATGCTGAG TGGCACAGCCATCATGCAAGACGGTAACACCATGCGCAACAACTATGGCTGCGACCTCGATGCGCTGGGCACAGGGGCACGTATTGGCATGATGCGGACGGCCAAGGGTGACCTGCACTACTTCATCAATGGTCAGGACCAAGGTGCTGCCTGTTCAGGCTTGCCTCCCG AGGTCTATGCCGTGGTGGATCTCTATGGCCAGTGTGTGCAAGTGTCCATCACCAATGCCACTGGCCCCATGGACAACAGCCTGGCTACCAGCAACACGGCCACAGAGAAGTCATTCCCCTTGCACTCTCCAG TAGCTGGTGTGGCTCACCGGTTCCACAGTACCTGTGGGAAGAATATATCTCTGGAGGAGGATGGCACGAGGGCAGTACGTGCAGCTGGCTATGCTCATGGCCTTGTCTTCAGCACCAAGGAGCTCAAGACTGAGGAAGTCTTTGAG GTAAAAGTAGAAGAGCTGGATGAGAAGTGGGCAGGTTCCCTCCGGCTGGGACTGACCACCTTGGCGCCTGGGGAGATGGGCCCTGGAGCAGGCGGTGGCCCAGGCCTGCCTTCCTCCCTGCCCGAGCTCCGATCTAAGACCACCTGGATGGTGTCCAGCTGTGAAGTGAGGCGTGATGGGCAGCTCCAGAGGATGAACTATGGCCGTAACCTAGAGAGGCTGGGG GTGGGGAGCCATGTGGGCATTCGGCGGGGGGCAGATGACACAATGCACATCCTGGTCGATGGAGAAGATATGGGACCTGCGGCCACTGGTATTGCCAAG AATGTGTGGGTGGTGCTGGATCTCTATGGACCTATTCGGAGTGTGTCTATCGTCAGCTCCACAAGGCTAGAGGAATCAGAAGGCACCCAGCCTCCTTCCCCCACTTCGGACACTGGCAGCGAGGGCGAGGAAGAGAATGAGGGCGAGGAGCAGAGCCTGGGC GGCCAGAATCAAGTGGCCATTATGCCAACAGCCCTCGAGTTCCTGGAGAACCACGGGAAGAATATCCTCTTGTCCAATGGGAACCGCACGGCTACTCGGGTGGCCAGCTACAACCAAGGCATCGTAGTTATCAACCAGCCCCTGGTGCCTCAACTGCTGGTGCAG GTGCGGATTGACTTCCTGAACTGCCAGTGGACCTCTTCTCTGGTCCTGGGAGTCATAACTTGCCCACCAGAGAGACTCAACTTCCCTGCTTCGGCATGTGCCCTCAAACGGGCAGCCTGGCTGCTGCGCGGTCGTGGAGTCTTTCACAATGGTCTCAAG ATCTGTGAGAAGTTCGGGCCAAATCTGGACACGTGTCCTGAGGGCACCATCCTGGGACTTCGGTTAGACAGCTCTGGGGGACTGCATCTTCACATCAATGGGATAGACCAAGGGGTGGCTGTGCCAGATGTCCCCCAGCCCTGCCATGCTCTGGTGGATCTCTACGGGCAGTGTGAGCAG GTGACAATCATGAGCCCCGAACCTGGAGCTGCCAGTGGGAAGAGTACTGGAACCCAAGGGGATATGGAGAAAGCTGACATGGTAGATG GTATCAAGGAGAGCGTATGCTGGGGCCCACCACCCACCGCTAGTCCTCTCAAAAGCTGCGAGTACCATGCCCTTTGCTCCCGTTTTCAAGAACTCTTGCTGCTTCCCG AGGATTATTTCATGCCTCCGCCTAAACGCAGCCTGTGCTACTGTGAGTCTTGCCGGAAGCTTCGAGGAGATGAGGCCCACAGGCGCCGCGGGGAGCCTCCTCGGGAATACGCCCTCCCCTTTGGCTGGTGCAGGTTCAACCTCAG GGTGAATCCCCGCCTGGAAGCTGGAACGCTTACCAAGAAGTGGCACATGGCATATCATGGGAGTAACGTGGCAGCTGTCCGGAGGGTGCTGGACCGAGGGGAGCTGGGAGCAG GCACTGCCTCCATCCTGAGCTGCCGGCCCTTGAAGGGAGAGCCTGGGGTAGGGTTTGAGGACCCTGGCGAGAACTGTGCGCCTCCTCGCGAGGAGCAGCCGCCTCCAGTGCTGCTGTCCCCCTCCCTCCAATATGCTGGGGCTGAGATCCTGGCATCTAAAGTGCA ATTCCGGGACCCCAAATCTCAGCAGACACACCAGGCCCAGGTAGCATTCCAGGTGTGTGTGCGTCCTGGCTCCTACACTCCCAGCGCCCCTTCTGCTGCCCTCCGAGAGCCTCCCGACCCTCACTTCAGCCCTGCAGAACTGGAGTGGATAACCAAGGAGAAGGGGGCCACGCTCCTCTATGCCCTGCTGGTACGGGTGGAGTGA